One part of the Rutidosis leptorrhynchoides isolate AG116_Rl617_1_P2 chromosome 1, CSIRO_AGI_Rlap_v1, whole genome shotgun sequence genome encodes these proteins:
- the LOC139887921 gene encoding uncharacterized protein — protein sequence MSKLDCFFVTNNILDSIEHLKGVVLPRGYSDHAPLLLYKEKVDYGARPFKLFSSWLSCPGFDDIVKETWVNFVPDGRDLSIMAKLKNLKAKLKIWNKEIYSSDASRLQQILLRIVTLDSKIDDGSITELEIKERNDLLKEGDELNSVKVQNLSQKARINWDIDGDENSKIFHCTLKRRRAQQSIQGVLVNGSERD from the coding sequence ATGAGTAAACTTGACTGTTTTTTTGTTACTAATAATATTTTGGATTCGATTGAGCACCTTAAGGGCGTTGTTCTTCCAAGAGGTTATTCGGATCATGCGCCTTTGTTACTTTATAAGGAGAAAGTTGATTATGGTGCTAGACCATTTAAGTTGTTCTCATCTTGGCTATCATGTCCGGGTTTCGATGATATTGTTAAAGAGACATGGGTAAATTTTGTGCCTGATGGAAGAGATTTGTCTATAATGGCCAAGTTGAAAAATTTAAAAGCTAAACTCAAAATTTGGAATAAAGAGATTTACTCTTCTGATGCTTCTCGCCTACAGCAAATTTTATTGAGGATTGTGACTCTTGactccaaaatagatgatggttcCATTACTGAGCTGGAAATTAAGGAACGAAATGATTTATTAAAGGAAGGTGACGAATTAAACAGCGTAAAAGTTCAAAATTTATCACAAAAAGCTCGAATTAATTGGGACATCGATGGAGATGAGAATTCCAAGATTTTTCATTGTACTCTGAAACGTAGACGGGCTCAACAATCGATTCAAGGAGTGTTGGTTAACGGATCCGAACGAGATTAA